tagaaatatagaaatccaaatttcaacgttGTTCTGACCAAAAATGCGATTCAAGTTACTGCTgaagataatgacgttttttgagcattttttcttttcttttctttttttgaatttttcatggatcatatctccggaatttttttcaaaagagcagataagatgccataaagaaaaatatatttttttattattttctttaaaaaattgaaataaaatgaaatccaatcaaaaatcacacttgattaattttaaattaattcttgtgagaaccaatcaaaattaagtgtttagaaTAGGATGCGATCAGGCCCATCGTGTAGGCAAGccatgatcattgaaaattgtttgtatgataacttttgattAGGTGGTccgatcaaaacccatgacataccattatgatcgttagaacatcaagatttgttttgtatcacaaatctaaagatctaccggttggttaaatgcaagttataaaattgggtGTCTACAAAATGCAAACCCCCTTCCTTGGTTGTAGCCAACTCATACGAATTAGGATTAGATGAAATAGCAATGTTAGAGTTAGGTAAGTGTCATCAAaagattgaaggtaaatgacatcGTTTTTAGTCATGTGTGTATTTGACATGAGATGGCATGAAAGGCTATGGGTGGGTATATATAATGGGGTAGAAGTGCAAGAGatgaaaattgtgaattaaaatgtgaagatttttgtatgtatgtgtgttgTATGGAAagtcttgaaatattgaaccaaaGAAAAcgaagaatatttattttttaatagaaaagtcttgaaacattgaactaaataaaacaaaaaagtcattatttaatttgttcttatctcagATGTGGCACTTGAGAATATTTTAATTCTCTTTACAAATAATGCACCACTTGCTAGAACCTCACGCTTTCTCACATAAGgtttctacttttatatattttttgatgattgaTTGGGATGGTAATgaaaagttttttatattttggagtGCAAAGTGAAAGTACCCATTTGTTTATGGTGGATTTGTACGATTAtccctatttatttatttgaatataaaaatattaaattcattataacaatgtcttttttttttttttcttttttggtgctAACATGAGCCCCCAAACCTCTTCAATTTCTAGATTATTCCTTCGTGTATATGTAATCCTTTATTCTATACATCAAGCAATTATAGGAATAAATTTATTGGCGGTGTTTCCAAGATATTGGGTAGGAATTTTTAATTTAGGCTTTCATGAATCCCATGAGAGGTCGAGAACTATTAGACTAACCTGTTAGAGTTTATAACGTTGTATTATGTTTAGTAGTTTGTAAGCTCCTGGATTTCAAGTGTACAAGAGGTAATTCCTATGTGAAATTGGGGAAACTTCTTTATtagattatttttaaagaaattggaATATGTTAAGTTTTAGATCTTGATTATTGAATTACAAGTGAATTAACCAAGTTATTTAATCAATCCAATTTTGCCAATTTATAATATATGAGTTAGGCAATTTAAAGCACGTAAATGCAAATTCAATAAGGTGTCACCAATTgcacaaaagtgacaaaatcaTTCATAAAGAGATAGAAATATGATGACAaagtgaaaaatatatgaaaaatccaAAGGAAAAACTACTATGAGGAAAGCCTTCAATAACAAAGAAAATCCACTATGATAAGAGAAGTTTTACATTTGAGCAAAAATCTTTTCCTAGACTCTACAAACCAGTAGAAAACTTACAACAAAAATCTTTTACTATACTAGAATATCAATACTCTTTAACCACATGGATTATTGCAcatgttagggtcatatttttcaGTATTGGCTAATCTGATTTAAAATTCACTTAATGATGTATTTTAAGCCTTAGTTTTTAGTGTCCAAAAGTGTGTTAAAGATTCATactgaagagaaaagaaaactgcTCAATAGACAATCGAAACAAGCACCTCAATTGTACCTCGATACCTACTTAACGTATCGAGGCTTAGTTAATCTTGATACCTAGCTTGAGACTCCTCAACTTATCGAGTTATGGGAAATTTGatgagaaaattttgtttcaaccCAAAATACCTAGCTTGATATAAGGACATAAGAGATACACATTAAGAGAAGTTTCTCTGTGCCTAGGTTTTTTTAGGAAGCTAATTCCAGTTTGCCATTGAAGCTTGTTGCTGCAAAGATATTTGCACCAACCGCTACAACAATCTCGAATTGCTATTGAGAAGTCAATCACATCGATTGGTAGATCCATGCACCTTGAAGTTAGTTACATCAATTGGCAGATCCCAGGCTATCGAAAAAGTCTACTAAAAAGTAAGTCCAACCTAGTAGGAGCTGAGCTAGGATTAGTAGGTTTTACTGTAGATAGGTATTTGGAATTGTGTTAattcattttacttgtaatctTATTGGTGGATTTTTCAAGAGAATGACCCATATATCACCCGTAGTTTCTAATTTATGTTCCGCTGCATTAATCTCTAGATTAGCAATAAGGTTTTGCTTTGGTTGAATATTGCATCTAATTGGACTAATTAATTCgataattgattaatttaacTGGGTCCTTTTAAATCCAACAACATTGTTGAACTGTTTCTTGATTCAATCTTCAATAACAAATTACAAACTCAATTTCAACATACATCAATGTCATAGAATCTACCAACACTAAACATTATTGATCCTAACAAAATTCATATAATTCCATTAAGATTTATCTCTACAAGGATATTGGAATTTGAAgaaattcattattatttagGGAAGTGTTATgtcaacaatattttcacaacaaatatttgatggtaagttgttattggttctattTTCTcaccattaaaataattttttgtccaCCAGTAACAATTAGTAAGAACTTgctacctataatttgttgtaaaagtattgtgaaaatgttgtggatatagcatttttctattatttaatcCCTAAGGAAAGAGCtccaaaataactaaattattgTGAGGGAAGAAAAATGGTACTAACGTGGTGAAAAGAACAAAATCACTTGGCACAAAGAAGAAATATTCAGTTGGCATAAAGAAAAAGTGTCTTCTTGACATACAACCAACGTGaaataatcaattattattatatttttacatatgatgttttatgcattgctaatgtacaatcaaaataataaataaacaaataaataattaagattttttatttgaactctTAATTAGTAGAAAGGAATAAATCATCTAAAAAGCTAATTGACCAAAACTTATGAAATGGAGTGAATCCATATCCATGACAGCTCTGACATAATATGTACATCTCATACTCTCATTCAAGTTATCAATGTTTAGTAGATGTGGCGCAGGTACCAACTTCTTTGACATATAATGGGTAGAAATATTTAGTGAAAAATAAGAAGCATAGCTTAACGACTACCATTTGATGTTGTAGACGTACTGATATTCCAATTTAGCGCAGAATCTGGCGAAAGTGGTACCGGATCACTCTTCAACAATACAACATCATCTGCAGAAATACTAATCTCCTCATCTTTAATGTAGTCTCTATGTTGTATATCCTTTAGTGCTTCAAGCACCTGTGCCATTGATGGTCTCATTTCCTTAACATATTGCAAACACTGAAATGCCAACTCTGCCACatcagttatcatgtttttcacCGTACAGTCTGATTCAAACCCAAGAGAAGGGTCCACAAGTTCATGCAACGTGTGGTTTTGGATCTTGTTCATAGCCATGTTAGACAAATTAATTTCGTGTCGATGCCTTGAGATATCAACAGCAGGCATAGATGATATAAGCTCAATCAAGACCACCCCAAAGCTGAACACGTCACTTTTTTCAGTAAGTTGGTAACATTCGTGATATTCTGGATCGACATAACCTGGAGTACCTTGTGGAGCAGTCGAGACATGAGTGACATCGGTGGGAAAGAGACGAGACAGACCAAAATCTGCAACCTTAACCAAAAAATTGTTGTCAAGGAgaatgttgtttgtttttacaTCGCGGTGGATGATATCAGAAGCATGGAGATAGGCCAAAGCAGTTGCTGTCTCAACGGCAATCTTCATTCGAGTAGGAAATGGGAGTGCACCGGGTTTTGCAAGATCACCATGAAGATGATCAGCAACTGTGCCATTAGGAATGTATTCATAAACAAGCAGGAGTTCACGGCTAGTGCGAGAGGTGCATCCATACAGTGAGACTAGATTTGGGTGGCGCAAGCGAGTAAGGATCTCAACTTCATTCATGAATTGTTCTACTCTTCTGCAGTTGTGTTCGTACAAGCGCTTCACTGCAACTTGACGCCCATCACGAAGTATGCCTAGTCAAGAAGTACGGTCAGAAGAGAGAAATCTTCAAGTTTAAGCAAATGAACTTGATAGTCATTTTCAAGCACTTTTAATTCCTTAGATAACATGACTAAACTAAAGATTGAACCATCATCCCTTAATATGGACTAAAAGTAATCACTATAAATTTGTTAGGACTTAAATCAAGTACTTTTAAGTTTGTTGAAGAAAAGATGTGCTTacattaagggtctgtttggataccacttattgttgaaaattagaaactaaaaacattgtagcaaaataatctttaaatgtgtgaatagtgtcgtaggatttagttttaaagttgtttttgttaaaaaaagtaCTTACAAGTCCCGTAAACAATACACGGGGGCCATAAAAAACGCTGAATGCTGAAAACTTTATCCAAACGTGCCCTAAATTTCAAGTTCTAAAATCACTGATAACATTAAGTTTAGATACCACGAGTATTTTGGCAGTAAATAGAAGTGCTGTGTTTGTGTATGCGTGCGCTCAATCTTACCATAGTATACAGTGCCAAAGCCTCCATCTCCAAGTTCTTTGGCTGAATCAAAATTGTTAGTGGCTTCTTCAAGTTCATTGTAGGTGAAGAGATGAACTCCAAAGTAGCTACTTCCCCTCTCTTGATCTGTCGTTCCAGAGGGATCATAAGAGATGCTTCGACTGAGTAAGATTGAGGGATCATATTTCTTCTTCATGCGGCGTCGATTGATTAAGAATATGATGCCCAGTATTAGAACGACCGTTATGAGACATGAGACAGCACCTGGGTAAAAAAGGAAGTTCCAACTAGTTCAACTTCATAGTCTAAGTTGAGAATTTTAGCAAACACTGTACAGAAGTGAGAGATGAAAATGGATATATTACCTAAAACATACTTCCACCACTTATTCCCTTGCTTATCTGTAACCAAGGcagaataaatataattttagataaatatatTGAACAGATATTTCtaaaatgtgtgtatatatgtatattataaaatgaatATGTGATATTGTTCATGTATGTATTTAATAAAGTTCATGtgtaaaagagagaaatatacGTAgccattaattaattatgtaaGTGCTAAAAGTATCCACCCAACATATAAATACCTATAATCTACTCACTCATTGCAAGTCAGAAAAATGAGTTTTCTTGGGTGCTTtctaatttatttgtgttttagtATTTCTCCTATTATTCTAAGCACTTAAGAGTGTGTTTTTAAATTCCAACACTAACagtaagaaacaaaaagaatgaGGTGTCAGAACATTCCTAACATCAAAAAAGAAGTATAACAAGCTCATTCCATAACTTTTCTAAGCACAGTGTGTGCTTTTAAGTATACAATGTGCTTCGATTGAacttaaaggaaaagaaaagatgcTTAAGGCCAAGAAGGAAGATAAACTAGCTTAGATGCATCAAGTATAAGACAGGTAGCAAATGTTTTCAGCTAAGAGATCCAATAGAGCAATACTAGGAATACAACTTTTCTCACACAACACTTATCACAACTTGTTAAGATGGCAAGCTAGGCATGAATCAACATACTTTCACACATATCTATCactaatatgatttttattttttactaatcaCAATATAGACAACATCAACTGTTACGAAAAATTTTATATCCCTAGACTTAAGACACACAGAAAAAGAAGATACtggaaaagaagataaattaaattctaGTCAAACTCAAAACCCGTCATATATAAATGTGTGTGTATGGATAATCTTTTCCAAAGAACTTTCTTCAATGACTATACATACACTTTGAAAAAGTATGACTACAGGGACATAATTTTGTTAGCAAATTGGTTGGATTTGAACCTAGTTTAGCTCATCCTAACCGTCCACAGAACAAAAAAAGGAAGTGATTCTTGTTTGGTTGTGGAGTAAATGTAGCATTTTGTCTTCCAAGCTAAAATCTTTTTACTTTCTGAGAAGTGACTTAATTTGCACTCATTGATTTGACAGAGTTTAGATGAGACTGAAAACTAAAGAACTTCTAGAAGATCAAAGGAACAGACCATGTAAAACAAAAGGTAAAACTAAGCCAATTTAgccattggaaaaaaaaatccaagaaaccATTCATCATGCCTAATTCATTCAAACCTATTTAGTTGCCCAAAATAATACGTGCTAGagttcaaatttaaattgaaagCTTCATGATCTCTAACAATGTATGCTAGTGATTAGAAACTCCTAATATTGGACTATAAtgaaaaaacaagaacaaaaactaTAGAGAAATTGTGCTTACTATGGTTCGCCTATGATCTGTCCAGATtctagaagaaaaataagaaaaatttgaagaaacttCTCAATGATGATAAGGTAATTTCATTCAGAATTACCATCATCGCAGGTTTCAAGATGAGACCGGTcaccacaaaaacaaacaaattcattattctcaaatctacATCGTCCGTTACTTTTCTCACAACTGTTGCAATCATGTGCACTCCAATTCAAAGAGAACCCCATCTTCAAAACGTCAGTATAATTCATCAGCAACAAGCTTGTGAAGTTGACTCCATTATGCACATCCACAGGCACATCAACAAAAGACTGGCACCAGTCTGACGAATAGTTATGAAGCTCCAATGCTTCCTTATGGAAAACTGCAAAAGAATGAAGGGTGCAATTGCTAGCACAGACTAATTCATATATAGGGTAATTATGTCGGGGGGATAAACACCTTAGGGAGcttttttgaataattaatataacatacagagacacactttaacccaaaaggcctaagcccaatgggtatgtgctcaattatattatattaaccactcattcttctcatctttattcaatgtaggacttcactcacacgtgtaacccaacaatctccccctcatGTGTGAGTCTCTGCTTCTCTGTGGGCTTCAAGACCTCTCTATGGGTCATGAATAAGTTCTCTCTATGGGTCATGAATAAGTTCTACTCACTCCCCCTTGCCTAATgggcttttcacttcatcaatgcaTCATCCATGAGTCTCTCGTACGCCATCCATGGAAACCACGTGTCAACCACGTGTCAACCCCACATgcacatccatgggaaccccgcacgtccatgtccatgggaaccttacatcacaccattatttagcatcattagcaatattcatttgttgggctcttttttttcttctccaagaTCTTTGTGTGTGGGCCGCTTAGGCTTTTTCTTTCCCGGTTGGGTAGGGACCATGAACACCTCACCACCTTCGCCGCACACTACCATGGGCTCTAATACCATTTGTCGGGGGGATAAACACCTTAGGGAGctttcttgaataattaatgtaacacatagagacacactttaacccaaaaggcctaagcccaatggatatgtgctcaattatgttatattaaccactcattcttctcatctttattcaatgtgggacttcactcacacatgTAACCCAACAAATTAGGCTTTGAAGTGCAGTTGTAGAAGATGGAGAAATCACTACGGtacaaactaaaattaaatGGAGTGTGATCAAGGCTAACATTATGCAAAGGAGCAGGGAAAGTGTCCTAATAGATTGCAGCGTTGGCCACAAGAAATGACTGGTTTGAGTAAAAGATGTCCTTTGTGATATAATCATCATTGGCAATTGTGAGAACTGGGTTTTTATCTTTGCAGATGATTGTAAAGTTTGGGTAGCCACAGAAAGGTTCTTGTTCTTGAGGTATCCAGAAGGGGTAACTTATATTTGGGCCATCTCCACAAGTATGAGGGGCACAGGCTTGGAATTTTGGATCAAGGGATAGAATGTAGTTGACTAAGGAGGTGAAGATGATGAAAGAAATGTATGTGAGGTAAGGTTTTGGGGGACATGAAGAAGGTTTGAAGGTCCATTTGAGTGGAAGTAAGTAAGAAGCAGAGGAAAACAGAGGAAGAGAAGGGAGATGTTGACGGAGAAAAGCatttaagaggaaaaaattCCAAGTAGTTGGTATGACTTGGGTGTGAAAGTTCTCTTTAGTGTGCTagttttacttttgttttgtttttggttatgaTCGGAGTTTGAAAAGGAGGGGAAAGACAAACAAAGGAACAAGCAACAACGAAAAAGATTTTGTTCTCTCTAATGACTACCAAAGTTGGTCGACAACAATTGAAAGTGATGTCATTTCAATCAAGGATTACTATTAGTTGTAAAAATTGTTGTGTCTTTagcattattttatattaaaagacTTAAAAGGATTAGCATGGATAATTATTAAATGGTTagacataattaaaattgatacagtttttcttcaaattttttaaaatagattatCTGAAAAAACTAtgccttaaaaaataaaatagtggttaaaaaattataaagtatgGTTCTAAACCAAGCCAAACTGTATTTACGTGGCCAAGAGTTCGTCTGATCTATTAAATATCTCTAtgaattttttatcattaaggCCGATGGCAatatcttttgtttttcctttgaaaGTTTTGAGTTCATTTATATTGACAATTTTGGAGTCCATGGTAGGAAAGAGATATAGACAAAAACTTGTACAAACACAGtcttagaccaaaaaaaaaaaaaaaaccatcaatatCCCTAGTAATGGTGACATCACGATGATATGATAATAGTATATACTAAACCATCAATATCCCTAGTAATGATGACATCACGATGATATGATAatagtatatactatatatatatatatatatatatattagataaaaTGTTATGTAACACTTTAATATCAAAAGTTTCCATTAGAGTAGGTAAGAGCATGAGTTACACATACCAGAGAAAAAGACCCACACCTACCAAACAGATGAATGGAGCATAAGAAAATAATGTACAAATTAGGCAGGGTCATTTGTGGCATTGATGTTTGAACGCTAAAATATAAGAGTGGATGACTTTGAGTGAAGATTTAGTTGGTTGAACAGAAAGTGGAgaataggaagaaaattatgaTAAACATGATTTTGATTGGGATTGCTTGGTTAGCCTTGTTCTTGTGATTGCCGATAGGCATGTTTgacattatataaaaataaactcaaGTTTAACCTTAACCTCAATCTGTTGGACAAGTGTTTGGTGCTAAGTCAAGATTTTGTATCttgtttaaaacaaaaaacaaaaacaaaaacaaaacaaaacgaaaaaagaaggggaaaaagaaaacactGCCTAATTTAATCAAGTGCCTTTAATATGATCATAAACTGTGCAATTATTGCAAGAAAATTCAGGGTGACTTGTCCTTCAACTTTAGAAGTGGTTGAGTGTATTAGAGAGATATCATAAATAGTCAAACAAGTTTTGTTACAGCAATTGAATTCAAAAGTCCATAATTTTCCAATATTCACGGAGAAGAAAGAATAGTTAAACTTAACAATTGGCCTATGAAATCAAAATGCATAGAAATCTAGAAAACAATCAAGAAAATTCAAGGCTCCTAATGTGtttcaagaattttaaaaattataccCCCATTTCGTAAATCATCAAATCTATTTTGGAAAACATTAAACCCCACTTAATTCACTTTATACAGTGGTTTCCTTCTCAGATAATTTATCAGCacatattatttctttttcgtTTCTAAGGGAgattgaaataattaaaaattctgTCATTTGTGTACTAGTATTTTTTATGACACAAAAGTAGCTATTAGCACAATCATAATTTGATCTGCTACTCTCATATAAATCCGGGCTGCTTCTCACAGCATGATCTGAAGTGTAGTTGGTAACTAATATTCGCAATTTTGCTTGTCACAAGAAATATTCAAAACCATACATTGAATTGAAGTCATTGGGATTTGTTCTCAGTTCTCACACAAgggtttggtttttggttttgacTTGAAGAGTTCCAATTGATATAGTCCTACATTTTCCTAGCAACTCCTCCTTTTGACTTTTTATGAGTTAAGATGTTAATGTGGAATCTATGAATATAAGGCTCTAAGAGATGAAAGATTGGATGATCATGAACAGTCAACATATATGACCCAGTCAATCGATAAAATTTTTGGTTGTGCTATTTCGCATCAATGGTAAAAGACAAATTCCAAATAAGATGCTACGAACTAGGAAGGACCTAAtgcttttcatatttttgacatTATGTTTTACTttagaaatataataataatagtccGTAGTCAGtacaatagaaaaatattaacataatataataaattaataataatattaatcaaacaacttcaattatatataaatacatatatattataaatattcaagTGTACATGGCAGAAGCAGCAGCagcagaagcagaagaagaagaagaagaagaaggaggagaaggaaaggaaaaaaaggatgTGAAGAAGAGCACTATAGACTGAAAGTACTTTGggttgtgaattgtgatgtaCCTACTCTCTAATGAGTGATGATAACATGATTTCACTATATATACTTTCTACCAAAAACAAGGAACTTGGCAATTTGTTCGCAAACATATTGGGAACTCGAGAAAAATTAATGCAATATAAGCTGTGATCAACTATCTTCGTTCTTGCTTAAAGTCTTAGGGAGTAATTTCTTCTCTATAAGGGGCATTATCAACGAAATTGCTCCCACCATCCTGGCAGATTATTAAATGTAGTTTTCAACATCAACTTGATAATAGCCCAATAGGTGATATTCGTCCGTGAAAgaatcaataattttaaaaaattttaaaaaatatatatatatatataaaacataaaaagataACAGGTGCTACTCTAGGGGAAGAGTACctatacaattttttctttacaagCTTTTGTTGAGAAAGATGAAGAGGAATGTCAAATTTTTGCAGATTGGTATAGGAAAGAGACATTATGGGTGGGTTAATTAGAATCTGCATCTCTCACACTTCTTCTATGGGTGactcgaattttttttttagtggtctGTTGGTAAGACGTCTATTAGAAATACAAAGGATCAAGTAATTGGCCTACTAGATTGACCCACATTccccaaaagaaaacaaagcagTACAATGGTATGCAATTACTGTATTAACTATGCCGACTGCCCAAAAAGAAGTAATTAAAGAAGGATCAACTATGCCTTACAGGCCTATAGCTGAGAACATTAAGTATATACCatcaaaaccaaaccaagaACAAGAAGTATGCTATAGCCTAATCCAGGAAAGTGAGATGAGAAAAGAGCAAGCATATTTTTACCTGGGCAGGTATAAGAGCGCTCTCCGTCACGGCAAAGGCAGACAAATTCGTGTGTTACGTTAGAACCGCACTTCCCACCTGATTCCACACACCCGTTACAGACAATATCGTCCAAGGGAATGTATTCCACATCGAATCCTCGATTCAATACTTCCTTAAGTGCCGGGACTACACCCGCAGACTCATCAATAGCATTCCGTAAAATTGGAACTCGGATTTCTCCTCTGCATTTCTCTGGCTCCCTAATATGGATCTTTGCTGACGATTCGTTTACAAAGTAAGCGTTATTATCTACATCACTACCTTCCAAGCTGCACTTAAATCTATTTTGGACCGGTATAAGTGTATTGACTTGAGGAGGGCAGTCGTAGAAGAAAGTTATGTTTTGAACGGTTGGAGCGTAATCAAAGATACTATAATTCAAAACGGTATCGAGGTAGGTTTGAGGGCAAAGCCAGAGGTCCAATCTTGCAATGGTCATGATATGTTGAGATTCGCTGATGTTTAGTATGAGGAACTCTTGTTCTCCAAATTTGATAATCGGGTATTCATTACACTCGAGCTTGAACCCTTGGCGACCGCAATATTCAGGTCGATTACCTCCCCAGAAAGGGTAAGAAACGTTTTTGATTCCTCCACACTCATAGGGACGACTGCAATCAACAAAGCGTGCATCGTCGGTGCAGTAAGATGGTGGCAATATTGCTAAGAAGAGGGAGAGGGTGATGAGGGAAGAGAGAGGTAGATGATGGGCTTCCATGTTTAGAAGATAATGAAGAAAAGAATAGGGAGAGAAATAATGTTTATGAGGCAGCTACACAATGTTGAACCAAGACTGGAAAGCGATAGCTATAATGATGGATTGATGAAATGAACCCTCTTATTTACAA
The Quercus lobata isolate SW786 chromosome 10, ValleyOak3.0 Primary Assembly, whole genome shotgun sequence DNA segment above includes these coding regions:
- the LOC115964068 gene encoding LEAF RUST 10 DISEASE-RESISTANCE LOCUS RECEPTOR-LIKE PROTEIN KINASE-like 1.2 isoform X3 produces the protein MEAHHLPLSSLITLSLFLAILPPSYCTDDARFVDCSRPYECGGIKNVSYPFWGGNRPEYCGRQGFKLECNEYPIIKFGEQEFLILNISESQHIMTIARLDLWLCPQTYLDTVLNYSIFDYAPTVQNITFFYDCPPQVNTLIPVQNRFKCSLEGSDVDNNAYFVNESSAKIHIREPEKCRGEIRVPILRNAIDESAGVVPALKEVLNRGFDVEYIPLDDIVCNGCVESGGKCGSNVTHEFVCLCRDGERSYTCPDKQGNKWWKYVLGAVSCLITVVLILGIIFLINRRRMKKKYDPSILLSRSISYDPSGTTDQERGSSYFGVHLFTYNELEEATNNFDSAKELGDGGFGTVYYGILRDGRQVAVKRLYEHNCRRVEQFMNEVEILTRLRHPNLVSLYGCTSRTSRELLLVYEYIPNGTVADHLHGDLAKPGALPFPTRMKIAVETATALAYLHASDIIHRDVKTNNILLDNNFLVKVADFGLSRLFPTDVTHVSTAPQGTPGYVDPEYHECYQLTEKSDVFSFGVVLIELISSMPAVDISRHRHEINLSNMAMNKIQNHTLHELVDPSLGFESDCTVKNMITDVAELAFQCLQYVKEMRPSMAQVLEALKDIQHRDYIKDEEISISADDVVLLKSDPVPLSPDSALNWNISTSTTSNGSR